Proteins encoded together in one Hevea brasiliensis isolate MT/VB/25A 57/8 chromosome 16, ASM3005281v1, whole genome shotgun sequence window:
- the LOC110650952 gene encoding probable LRR receptor-like serine/threonine-protein kinase At4g36180, with amino-acid sequence MAMISCILFIFFLFLRACAQRSSENLAEIQALMSFKLNLHDSLGALNGWDSSTPSAPCDWRGVACTNNRVTEIRLPRLQLAGRLSEQLANLHMLRKLSLRSNSLNGTIPSSLSRCTLLRAVFLQYNSLSGNLPLEIGNLTDLQVLNVAQNHLSGEISPNLPPNLAYLDLSSNTFSGSIPPTIASLSQLQLINLSYNELSGSIPVSFGELQYLQYLWLDYNLLQGTIPSAIANCSSLVHLSANGNSLRGVIPAAIGALPKLQVVSLSQNNLSGSVPSSMFCNISVYPPSLRILQLGFNAFTEVVGPDSGDCFSVLQVLDLQRNKIRGLFPLWLTKVATLTSLDFSGNLFSGVIPPEIGNMLRLEQFKMADNSFRGVIPAEITQCRSLRVLDLEGNLFSGEIPAVLGDIRGLKELSLGANQFSGLVPETFRNLTELETLSLRDNGLNGSLPEELMGLSNLTTLDVSRNSFYGEIPANIGNLSRIMSLNLSGNAFSGKIPGSLGDMLRLTTLDLSKQKLSGQLPSELSGLPNLQVIALQENVLSGDVHEGFSSLMGLRYLNLSSNALSGQIPSTYGFLRSLVVLSLSNNHICGLIPPELGNCSDLEILELQSNSLTGHIPADISRLSLLEVLDLSRNNLSGEIPEEIFKCSSLTSLLLDTNHLSGHIPDSLSNLSNLTSLDLSTNNLSGEIPANLTRITSLVYFNVSSNNLEGEIPVLLGSRFNNPSAFAGNADLCGKPLNRKCVDIAERDRRKRLILLIVVAASVACLLALCCCFYIFSLLRWRKRLKEGAAGEKKRSPARASSAASGGRGSTDNGGPKLVMFNNKITLAETIEATRQFDEENVLSRTRYGLVFKACYNDGMVLSIRRLPDGSMDENMFRKEAEFLSKVKHRNLTVLRGYYAGSPDLRLLVYDYMPNGNLATLLQEASHQDGHVLNWPMRHLIALGIARGLAFLHTSNTVHGDVKPQSVLFDADFEAHLSDFGLDRLTLPTPAEPSTSTTVGTLGYVSPEAVLTGELTKESDVYSFGIVLLELLTGKRPVMFTQDEDIVKWVKKQLQRGQITELLEPGLLELDPESSEWEEFLLGVKVGLLCTAPDPLDRPTMSDIVFMLEGCRVGPDIPSSADPTSQPSPALQPETI; translated from the coding sequence ATGGCTATGATTTCTTgtattcttttcattttctttctgttTCTACGCGCTTGTGCCCAGCGCAGCTCTGAGAATCTGGCGGAGATTCAAGCCTTGATGTCCTTCAAGCTCAATCTTCACGACTCACTTGGAGCTCTGAATGGCTGGGATTCTTCCACGCCCTCCGCTCCTTGCGACTGGCGTGGAGTTGCTTGTACTAATAACCGTGTCACTGAGATTCGTCTTCCTCGTCTCCAGTTAGCTGGTCGACTCAGTGAACAATTAGCCAACCTACACATGCTGCGCAAGTTGAGCCTCAGGTCCAACTCCTTAAATGGAACTATCCCTTCTTCTCTCTCCAGATGCACACTACTACGTGCTGTTTTCTTGCAGTACAACTCGCTCTCCGGAAATCTCCCTCTGGAAATCGGTAACCTCACCGATCTTCAAGTCCTAAATGTAGCTCAAAACCATCTTTCCGGTGAAATATCTCCCAATCTCCCTCCGAACCTTGCGTATCTGGATCTTTCATCTAACACTTTCTCTGGTTCAATCCCACCCACCATTGCTAGTCTCTCCCAGCTTCAACTAATCAATCTTTCATACAATGAGTTGTCTGGTTCGATTCCGGTGAGCTTTGGTGAGCTTCAATATCTCCAGTATCTCTGGCTGGATTACAATCTTTTACAAGGGACTATACCATCAGCCATTGCTAATTGTTCTTCGCTTGTGCATTTGAGCGCCAATGGTAACTCACTTAGAGGTGTGATCCCGGCGGCCATAGGAGCACTTCCTAAGCTACAAGTCGTTTCTCTTTCACAAAATAACCTCTCTGGTTCAGTTCCATCGTCCATGTTCTGCAATATATCGGTTTATCCGCCGTCGCTGCGGATCTTGCAGCTCGGGTTCAATGCATTTACAGAAGTTGTCGGGCCTGATTCAGGGGACTGCTTTAGTGTTTTGCAGGTTTTGGATCTTCAAAGGAATAAAATACGCGGCTTGTTTCCTTTATGGTTAACAAAGGTGGCTACTTTGACATCGTTGGACTTTTCAGGGAATTTATTTTCCGGTGTGATTCCTCCGGAGATTGGAAATATGTTGAGATTGGAACAGTTCAAGATGGCTGACAATTCTTTCAGAGGCGTTATACCGGCGGAGATAACACAATGTAGGTCATTGCGTGTTCTTGATCTTGAAGGGAATCTCTTTTCGGGGGAAATTCCTGCAGTCTTGGGTGATATAAGAGGTTTGAAAGAGTTATCTCTAGGTGCAAATCAGTTCTCTGGTTTAGTTCCGGAGACTTTCCGGAATCTCACGGAACTTGAAACCTTGAGTTTACGTGATAATGGTTTGAATGGAAGCTTGCCAGAGGAGCTCATGGGGTTGAGCAATTTAACCACATTGGACGTTAGTCGAAACAGTTTCTACGGTGAAATTCCAGCAAATATTGGGAATTTGAGTCGGATAATGTCACTGAATTTGAGTGGTAATGCCTTTTCGGGGAAGATTCCAGGTAGTTTGGGAGACATGTTGAGGCTGACAACACTTGATTTGAGCAAACAGAAACTCTCTGGCCAGTTGCCATCAGAGCTTTCTGGCTTGCCAAATTTACAAGTGATTGCTTTGCAGGAGAATGTGTTGTCTGGGGATGTTCATGAAGGATTCAGTAGTTTGATGGGTTTGCGCTACTTGAACCTCAGTTCTAATGCCTTATCTGGTCAAATTCCATCAACTTATGGATTTCTTCGGTCATTGGTCGTACTTTCGCTCTCCAATAATCACATCTGTGGATTGATACCACCCGAGCTTGGTAACTGTTCTGATCTTGAAATTCTTGAGTTGCAATCAAATTCTTTAACTGGCCACATTCCTGCTGATATCTCTCGCCTCTCACTTTTGGAAGTGCTTGATTTAAGTAGGAACAATTTATCAGGGGAAATCCCGGAGGAAATCTTCAAATGTTCGTCCTTAACTTCATTGTTACTAGATACTAATCATCTTTCAGGCCACATTCCAGATTCATTGTCCAATTTATCCAACCTAACATCTCTTGATCTCTCCACTAACAACTTGAGTGGGGAGATTCCGGCCAATCTTACTCGAATCACTAGCTTGGTATACTTCAATGTGTCAAGCAATAACCTTGAAGGTGAGATTCCAGTGTTGTTGGGTTCTAGGTTTAACAATCCTTCAGCATTTGCGGGTAATGCAGACCTTTGTGGAAAGCCATTGAACAGAAAATGTGTGGATATAGCTGAAAGGGACAGAAGGAAAAGGCTGATTCTTTTGATTGTTGTGGCTGCAAGCGTAGCTTGCCTCTTGGCATTGTGTTGCTGCTTCTACATTTTCAGCCTCTTGAGGTGGCGCAAGAGACTAAAAGAAGGAGCAGCAGGGGAGAAGAAACGGAGCCCTGCAAGGGCTAGCTCAGCGGCGAGTGGCGGTCGAGGCAGCACAGACAATGGAGGGCCAAAGCTTGTTATGTTTAACAACAAGATCACGCTTGCAGAAACAATTGAAGCAACTAGGCAATTCGATGAAGAAAATGTGCTTAGCAGAACCAGGTATGGATTAGTTTTCAAGGCATGCTATAACGATGGAATGGTACTTTCAATAAGGAGACTCCCAGATGGATCAATGGATGAAAACATGTTTAGGAAAGAAGCTGAGTTTCTAAGCAAAGTAAAGCATCGAAACCTCACAGTTCTTCGTGGATACTATGCTGGGTCACCAGATTTAAGGCTTCTTGTCTATGACTACATGCCCAACGGAAACCTTGCTACTCTCCTCCAAGAAGCATCTCACCAGGATGGCCATGTCCTCAATTGGCCAATGCGTCACCTTATAGCTCTTGGAATCGCCCGTGGACTAGCCTTTCTACACACATCAAACACTGTTCATGGAGATGTCAAGCCACAGAGTGTTCTATTCGATGCAGATTTCGAAGCCCATCTCTCAGATTTTGGGCTAGATCGCCTGACCTTGCCAACCCCAGCAGAACCCTCCACTTCAACAACAGTTGGCACGTTGGGCTATGTATCGCCAGAAGCAGTACTAACAGGAGAGCTCACAAAAGAATCAGATGTCTACAGCTTTGGTATAGTTTTGCTGGAGCTACTGACGGGGAAAAGACCTGTAATGTTCACCCAAGATGAAGATATAGTGAAGTGGGTCAAGAAGCAACTGCAGAGGGGTCAAATTACTGAACTGTTAGAGCCAGGATTACTTGAGCTTGACCCTGAATCATCAGAATGGGAAGAGTTCTTGCTGGGAGTGAAAGTTGGGTTACTTTGCACAGCACCAGACCCTCTTGATCGACCCACCATGTCCGATATTGTTTTCATGCTCGAAGGTTGCCGCGTTGGTCCCGATATTCCATCCTCGGCGGATCCCACCTCTCAGCCCTCACCGGCATTACAGCCCGAAACAATTTGA
- the LOC110650949 gene encoding kinesin-like protein KIN-7H: MGAADEEEQIQGSSGGEEKILVSVRLRPLNEKEIVRNDVSDWECINDSTVIYRNNLSVSERSMYPTAYTFDTVFRSDSSTRQVYEEGAREVALSVVNGINSSIFAYGQTSSGKTYTMSGITEYTVADIYDYIDKHKEREFILKFSAMEIYNESVRDLLSMDTTPLRLLDDPERGTVVERLTEEKLRDWNHFKELLSVCEAQRQIGETSMNETSSRSHQILRLTIESSACEYLGNGKSSTLAATVNFVDLAGSERASQSLSAGMRLKEGCHINRSLLTLGTVIRKLSKGRNGHIPFRDSKLTRILQSSLGGNARTAIICTISPARTHVEQSRNTLLFASCAKEVTTNAHVNVVVSDKALVKQLQRELARLESELRSTGSNSGTSDSTELLREKDLQIEKLMSEVSKLNQQLEIANSRVVNLLRVAEDDGSSTISADPDNHYPKLRVRNSFKSENSVSYSPASEDPHFLNISVRSFDASQCSAGDTSSNSDENFIQLVDFEESYVQINSSPELSTCTSNLVGDGQHVKDSEELTCENPGNLCKEVQCITVDESSENRYANSRMSENSPNRYAESNFSSPNINMGTSGLTEVEKEDGENQELGSPQLKEEKELNCLHSDFIIPSPERPSPWLLEEGVSRSRSLKMIRSRSCRARLMSTPACLFEKVEKNENTPPIGFEKDFIGRNEGSQRKFSALKPAHDAKELSRNGSSTSVGSAAVDDYQIQSIETSIDWNSTTSVSNSQAGMKYLIDQLEQETKSEANELRKNVKDVGLDPIQDDLESAVKWASEFKRLQREIIELWHACSVSLVHRTYFFLLFKGDPTDSFYMEVEHRKLSFLQDTFSRGNETLVDGRSLSLTSSKRALNKERQMLCRQMQKRLSREERENIFLKWGISLSSSNRRMQLVHLLWTKTKDMDHITESATLVAKLVGVEGQEQTLKEMFGLLNFTPQHLSRGKSSTWKWSVLSIW, from the exons ATGGGGGCCGCTGATGAGGAGGAGCAGATACAGGGGTCGAGTGGTGGTGAGGAGAAAATTCTTGTTTCAGTTCGGCTGAGGCCTTTGAATGAGAAGGAAATTGTAAGGAATGATGTATCAGATTGGGAATGCATCAATGATAGCACTGTCATATATAGGAATAATCTTTCAGTTTCTGAGAGGTCCATGTACCCAACTGCCTATACATTTG acACAGTATTTAGATCTGATTCCTCCACAAGGCAGGTGTATGAGGAAGGAGCCAGGGAAGTTGCACTTTCAGTTGTCAATGGTATAAATT CAAGTATATTTGCATATGGACAAACAAGTAGTGGAAAGACATACACCATGAGTGGAATTACCGAGTACACTGTAGCAGATATATATGATTATATAGACAAG CATAAGGAAAGAGAATTTATTTTGAAGTTCTCTGCCATGGAGATTTACAATGAATCAGTACGAGACCTCCTTAGTATGGATACAACTCCTCTTCGACTTCTAGACGACCCGGAG AGAGGGACAGTTGTTGAGAGACTCACAGAGGAAAAACTAAGGGACTGGAATCATTTCAAAGAACTTCTATCTGTCTGTGAAG CTCAGAGACAAATAGGGGAGACTTCCATGAATGAAACAAGCTCCAGATCTCATCAGATTCTGAGACTG ACGATTGAAAGTTCTGCATGTGAGTATTTAGGCAATGGCAAGTCAAGCACCCTTGCAGCCACTGTG AATTTTGTTGATCTAGCAGGAAGTGAGCGTGCATCTCAGTCTTTGTCAGCTGGCATGAGGTTAAAAGAAGGGTGCCACATAAATCGCAGTTTACTGACATTGGGGACTGTTATCCGAAAGCTAAG caaaggaagaaatggaCATATTCCTTTCAGAGATTCAAAGCTGACCCGCATACTACAGTCTTCCTTAGGAGGCAATGCTAGGACTGCTATCATCTGCACTATAAGCCCTGCACGAACCCATGTTGAACAATCTAGAAACACACTCCTGTTTGCAAGTTGTGCTAAGGAAGTGACAACCAATGCACATGTCAATGTGGTTGTGTCTGATAAAGCATTGGTAAAGCAACTGCAAAGGGAATTAGCTAGATTGGAGAGTGAGTTGAGAAGTACAGGATCTAATTCTGGTACATCAGATTCCACAGAGTTACTGAGAGAAAAAGATCTTCAGATTGAAAAG CTAATGAGTGAGGTTTCAAAGCTGAATCAGCAACTAGAAATTGCTAATTCTCGGGTTGTGAATCTACTAAGAGTGGCTGAAGATGATGGATCTTCTACAATATCA GCAGATCCAGATAATCATTACCCTAAATTGCGAGTGCGAAATTCATTTAAATCTGAAAATTCAGTATCATATTCACCTGCTTCAGAGGATCCTCACTTCCTAAATATTAGTGTCAGGTCTTTTGATGCATCTCAGTGCTCTGCTGGAGACACTAGTAGCAATTCTGATGAGAACTTTATCCAACTTGTAGACTTTGAAGAGAGTTATGTTCAAATAAATTCCTCTCCTGAACTATCAACCTGTACTTCTAATCTCGTTGGTGATGGTCAACATGTGAAGGATAGTGAAGAACTGACTTGTGAGAATCCAGGCAATCTTTGCAAGGAAGTACAATGCATCACAGTGGATGAGTCAAGTGAAAACAGATATGCAAATTCACGAATGTCGGAGAATAGCCCAAACAGATATGCAGAATCTAATTTTTCATCTCCTAATATAAATATGGGCACCTCAGGATTGACGGAGGTTGAGAAAGAAGATGGAGAAAATCAAGAATTAGGGTCACCTCAGTTGAAGGAAGAGAAAGAGCTGAATTGCTTGCATTCTGATTTTATAATACCATCACCCGAAAGACCATCTCCATGGTTGCTGGAAGAAGGTGTGTCTAGATCTAGAAGCTTGAAGATGATTAGGAGTAGAAGTTGTAGAGCAAGACTTATGAGTACGCCAGCATGTTTGTTTGAGAAAGTAGAAAAGAATGAAAACACGCCACCTATAGGGTTTGAAAAAGATTTCATTGGGAGAAATGAGGGTTCTCAAAGAAAATTTTCTGCATTGAAGCCTGCTCATGATGCCAAAGAATTATCAAGAAATGGCTCATCGACTTCTGTGGGCAGTGCTGCTGTTGATGATTATCAAATTCAAAGTATTGAAACTTCCATTGATTGGAATAGTACTACCAGTGTTAGTAACTCACAGGCAGGAATGAAATACTTGATTGATCAATTG GAACAAGAAACAAAATCAGAAGCCAATGAATTGAGAAAGAATGTGAAAGACGTTGGGTTGGATCCAATTCAAGATGACTTAGAAAGTGCTGTGAAGTGGGCTTCAGAATTTAAGAGGCTCCAACGGGAGATTATTGAACTTTGGCATGCTTGCAGTGTCTCATTGGTTCATAGGACCTACTTCTTCCTGCTGTTTAAGGGTGATCCAACAGATTCTTTCTACATGGAGGTTGAGCACAGGAAGCTGTCCTTTCTCCAGGACACATTTTCCCGGGGTAACGAAACTctggttgatggaagaagtctaaGTCTCACTTCAAG CAAGAGAGCTTTAAATAAAGAGAGGCAGATGCTGTGTAGGCAAATGCAGAAGAGGCTTTCTAGAGAAGAAAGAGAGAACATTTTCCTGAAATGGGGTATTTCATTGAGTTCAAGCAATAGAAGAATGCAGTTGGTCCATCTCCTGTGGACTAAGACAAAAGACATGGACCATATTACCGAAAGTGCCACTCTTGTTGCGAAACTGGTTGGTGTTGAAGGGCAAGAACAAACATTGAAGGAAATGTTTGGGCTTCTCAATTTTACACCACAGCACCTAAGCAGGGGGAAATCTTCTACTTGGAAGTGGAGTGTGTTGTCTATTTGGTAA